A genomic window from Caballeronia sp. SBC1 includes:
- the lysM gene encoding peptidoglycan-binding protein LysM, translating into MGILSFIKDAGEKLFGAVSTTAKAAPAGATPPVDVAALNKTAGDAIAAYIRAQGLNADNLQVSFDGASHTVTVSGQAADQATKEKILVAAGNVQHVDKVDDQLTVPTPTPVSQFHTVVSGDNLWKIATQYYGNGAKNDVIFEANKPMLKSPDKIYPGQVLRIPALA; encoded by the coding sequence ATGGGTATTCTCAGTTTCATCAAGGACGCAGGCGAGAAGTTGTTCGGCGCTGTTTCGACCACAGCTAAAGCAGCGCCCGCCGGCGCCACTCCCCCCGTTGATGTCGCCGCGCTTAACAAGACGGCAGGCGACGCAATCGCGGCGTATATCCGCGCGCAAGGCTTGAACGCCGACAACCTGCAAGTCAGCTTCGACGGCGCGTCGCATACGGTCACGGTGAGCGGCCAGGCTGCCGATCAGGCGACGAAGGAAAAGATCCTCGTGGCAGCGGGTAACGTGCAGCATGTGGACAAGGTCGACGATCAACTGACCGTACCGACCCCCACACCCGTTTCGCAATTTCATACGGTGGTTTCGGGCGACAATCTCTGGAAGATCGCCACCCAATACTACGGCAACGGCGCGAAGAACGACGTGATCTTCGAAGCCAACAAACCGATGCTCAAAAGCCCGGACAAGATCTACCCGGGACAGGTTCTGCGGATTCCCGCGCTGGCTTGA
- a CDS encoding 2-hydroxy-3-oxopropionate reductase, with protein MATIGFIGLGIMGAHMARNLKKAGHSLVLNGAYPVPDDLRSLGKLVDSSTDVARASEIVIIMVPDTPDVANVLFAEDGVAAGLEKGQLVIDMSSISPIETQAFAKKINALGCDYLDAPVSGGEVGAREASLTIMVGGPEAAFERAEPLFDAMGKNVTLIGDNGAGQTCKVANQIIVALNIEAVAEALLFASKSGADPERVRRALMGGFAASRILEVHGERMTKRTFNPGFRIELHQKDLNLALESAKKLGLALPHTASAQQLFSVCVANGGREWDHSGMVKALELMSNHQVAE; from the coding sequence ATGGCAACAATCGGTTTTATCGGCCTTGGCATCATGGGCGCGCACATGGCGCGCAATTTGAAGAAAGCTGGCCATTCGCTAGTGCTGAACGGCGCGTATCCCGTGCCGGACGACCTGCGCTCTCTGGGCAAATTGGTCGACAGCTCGACCGACGTCGCGCGAGCTAGCGAAATCGTCATCATCATGGTGCCGGACACGCCCGACGTCGCGAACGTCCTTTTCGCCGAGGACGGTGTTGCGGCGGGTCTGGAGAAAGGTCAGCTTGTTATTGACATGAGCTCCATCTCGCCGATCGAAACGCAAGCGTTCGCGAAGAAGATCAACGCGCTCGGTTGCGACTATCTCGATGCGCCGGTGTCAGGCGGCGAAGTCGGCGCGCGTGAAGCGTCACTGACGATTATGGTCGGCGGCCCGGAAGCGGCGTTCGAACGCGCAGAACCGCTCTTCGATGCCATGGGCAAGAACGTGACGCTGATCGGCGATAACGGCGCGGGACAAACGTGCAAGGTCGCGAACCAGATCATTGTGGCGCTGAACATTGAAGCGGTGGCCGAAGCGTTGCTGTTCGCTTCAAAGTCCGGTGCGGATCCCGAGCGCGTGCGGCGTGCGTTGATGGGTGGCTTTGCGGCATCGCGGATATTGGAAGTTCACGGCGAGCGCATGACCAAGCGTACGTTCAATCCGGGTTTCAGGATCGAATTGCATCAGAAGGATCTGAACCTCGCGCTGGAAAGTGCAAAGAAGCTGGGCCTTGCTCTGCCGCACACGGCGAGCGCGCAACAGTTGTTCAGCGTATGCGTGGCGAACGGCGGACGCGAGTGGGATCACTCGGGAATGGTAAAGGCGCTGGAACTGATGTCGAATCATCAGGTTGCCGAATGA
- the hyi gene encoding hydroxypyruvate isomerase, whose product MPKFAANLTMLFNEVPFLDRFAAASDAGFEAVEFLFPYPYSAADLRQRLDANNLQLVLHNLPAGNWEGGERGIACLPDRKEEFRAGVSRAIEYAKALNVAQLNCLVGIPPASVSREEARATIVENLKFAAAALKKEGIRLLVEPCNHFDIPGFALNRSQEGLDVIRDVGSDNLFLQYDIYHMQRMEGELAATIKRNLPVIAHIQLADNPGRNEPGTGEINYPFLFSLLDSLGYDGWIGCEYKPRSTTADGLGWLQEIAGWKTARAVA is encoded by the coding sequence ATGCCGAAATTTGCCGCAAACCTGACCATGCTGTTCAACGAAGTGCCGTTCCTCGACCGCTTTGCAGCGGCGTCCGATGCGGGCTTCGAAGCGGTCGAGTTCCTGTTCCCGTATCCGTACTCGGCGGCCGACCTGCGTCAACGTCTCGACGCCAACAATCTCCAGCTCGTGCTGCATAACTTGCCGGCCGGGAATTGGGAAGGCGGAGAGCGTGGCATCGCGTGCCTGCCGGATCGAAAGGAAGAGTTTCGTGCGGGCGTATCGCGGGCGATCGAGTACGCGAAGGCGCTGAACGTTGCACAACTGAACTGTCTCGTCGGCATTCCGCCGGCCTCGGTGAGCCGTGAGGAAGCGCGGGCGACCATCGTCGAAAATTTGAAGTTTGCGGCCGCGGCATTGAAGAAAGAAGGCATCAGGCTGCTGGTCGAGCCGTGCAATCACTTCGATATCCCCGGCTTCGCGCTGAACCGGTCGCAGGAAGGACTAGATGTGATTCGCGACGTAGGGTCGGACAACCTGTTCCTGCAATACGACATCTATCACATGCAGCGCATGGAAGGCGAACTGGCTGCCACGATCAAGCGCAATCTGCCCGTGATTGCGCATATTCAGCTCGCCGACAACCCCGGCCGCAACGAACCGGGCACGGGCGAGATCAACTATCCGTTCCTGTTCTCGCTGCTGGACTCACTCGGCTACGACGGCTGGATCGGCTGCGAGTACAAACCGCGCAGCACGACTGCGGACGGCCTTGGCTGGCTGCAGGAAATCGCTGGCTGGAAGACTGCGCGAGCAGTGGCATAA
- the gcl gene encoding glyoxylate carboligase produces the protein MTKMRAVDAAVLVLEKEGIEMAFGVPGAAINPFYSALQRAGSIGHVLARHVEGASHMAEGYTRAAPGNIGVCIGTSGPAGTDMITGLYSAQADSIPILAITGQAPRARLYKEDFQAVDIESIAKPVTKWAVTVREPALVPRVFQQAFHLMRSGRPGPVLVDLPIDVQLAEIEFDIDTYEPLPVYKPKATRAQVEKALAMLTASERPLIVSGGGVLNAAAEDLLVEFAEILNVPVIPTLMSWGAIPDDHPLMAGMCGLQTAHRYGNASMLASDFVLGIGNRWANRHTGSVEVYTKGRTFVHVDIEPTQIGRVFGPDLGIVSDAKFALELFVEVAREWKAAGKLKDRGTWVGECQERKRTMHRKTHFDNVPMKPQRVYEEMNKVFGRDTCYVSTIGLSQIAGAQFLHVYKARNWINCGQAGPLGWTIPAALGVRAADPQRPIVALSGDYDFQFMIEELAVGAQFRLPYIHVVVNNSYLGLIRQAQRGFDMDYCVQLAFENINAPDLNGYGVDHVAVAEGLGCKAVRVFNPEDLAPALRKAQGMLAEFGVPIIVEVILERVTNIAMGTEIDAINEFEPLAESEQDAPTAIAHNA, from the coding sequence ATGACAAAAATGCGAGCAGTCGACGCAGCCGTTCTCGTGCTGGAAAAAGAAGGCATCGAAATGGCGTTCGGCGTTCCCGGCGCGGCGATCAACCCGTTCTACTCCGCCCTGCAACGGGCCGGCAGCATCGGCCACGTGCTGGCGCGCCACGTGGAAGGCGCGTCGCATATGGCCGAAGGTTATACGCGGGCGGCGCCGGGCAATATCGGCGTATGTATTGGCACGTCGGGACCGGCGGGAACGGACATGATCACCGGCTTGTATTCCGCTCAGGCCGATTCCATCCCCATTCTCGCGATCACCGGCCAGGCGCCGCGTGCGCGTCTGTATAAAGAAGACTTCCAGGCCGTCGATATTGAATCGATCGCCAAGCCGGTGACCAAGTGGGCCGTCACCGTGCGTGAACCGGCACTCGTGCCGCGCGTGTTCCAGCAGGCATTCCATCTGATGCGCTCGGGCCGTCCGGGTCCGGTGCTGGTTGATCTGCCGATTGACGTGCAGCTCGCGGAAATCGAATTCGATATTGACACGTACGAGCCCCTGCCCGTCTACAAGCCAAAAGCAACGCGCGCTCAAGTCGAGAAGGCGCTGGCGATGCTGACAGCGTCCGAGCGGCCGTTGATCGTTTCCGGCGGCGGCGTGCTGAACGCGGCGGCTGAAGATCTGCTGGTCGAGTTCGCAGAAATCCTGAACGTGCCCGTGATCCCCACGCTGATGAGCTGGGGCGCGATCCCCGACGACCATCCGCTGATGGCTGGCATGTGCGGTTTGCAAACGGCGCACCGGTACGGCAACGCTTCGATGCTCGCGTCCGACTTCGTATTGGGTATCGGCAATCGCTGGGCTAACCGTCACACGGGTAGCGTCGAGGTTTACACGAAGGGCCGTACATTTGTGCACGTCGACATTGAACCGACGCAGATTGGCCGCGTGTTCGGCCCCGATCTCGGCATTGTCTCCGACGCCAAATTCGCGCTCGAATTGTTCGTTGAAGTGGCGCGTGAATGGAAGGCCGCGGGCAAGCTGAAGGATCGCGGCACGTGGGTCGGCGAGTGCCAGGAACGCAAGCGCACGATGCATCGCAAGACGCACTTCGACAACGTGCCGATGAAACCGCAACGCGTCTACGAAGAGATGAACAAGGTCTTCGGCCGCGATACCTGCTACGTCTCGACGATCGGTCTTTCGCAAATCGCTGGCGCGCAGTTCCTGCACGTGTACAAGGCGCGCAACTGGATCAATTGCGGTCAGGCCGGCCCGCTCGGCTGGACCATTCCGGCGGCACTCGGTGTTCGCGCAGCGGACCCGCAACGGCCGATCGTCGCGCTCTCGGGCGATTACGACTTCCAGTTCATGATCGAAGAGCTCGCCGTTGGCGCGCAATTCCGGTTGCCGTACATCCACGTGGTCGTGAATAACTCGTACCTTGGCCTGATCCGTCAGGCGCAACGCGGCTTCGATATGGACTACTGCGTCCAGCTCGCCTTCGAGAACATCAACGCGCCCGATCTGAACGGTTATGGCGTCGATCACGTCGCAGTGGCCGAAGGACTTGGCTGCAAGGCAGTGCGCGTCTTCAATCCGGAAGACCTCGCTCCCGCGCTTCGCAAGGCCCAGGGAATGCTCGCGGAATTCGGCGTGCCGATCATCGTTGAAGTGATCCTCGAGCGCGTGACGAACATCGCGATGGGCACGGAGATCGATGCGATCAACGAATTCGAACCGCTCGCCGAAAGCGAGCAGGACGCGCCGACGGCCATTGCGCATAACGCCTGA
- a CDS encoding LysR family transcriptional regulator — protein MDRYRQIETFVRVAEAGSLAAAALEEGVSPVILGRRIDALEKRLGVKLMYRSTRRLVVSEEGAAFLERCRGLLADWNQAEDELADGQRTVDGHLIVSAPAAFGRMHVAPHAPGFLVDKPALQMSFNLNDRVADLIREGYDLSIRIGGAVDQNFVAVKLADNRRVVCGTPAYFKKHGKPKSLDDLPRHNCLAFNLQGGQNRGWYFRRNGKLVTVRVSGNLDCNDGELLHRWVSEGHGLGWRSTWEIQRQLATGELETVLDEFALPDYDILAVYPQQRYVPAKVRYFIDYLKKIYAQPDYWKRER, from the coding sequence ATGGACCGCTACAGGCAGATTGAGACGTTTGTGAGGGTCGCCGAGGCCGGGAGTCTCGCTGCGGCGGCCCTGGAAGAGGGTGTGTCGCCAGTAATTTTGGGGCGGCGTATTGATGCGTTGGAGAAGCGTCTTGGCGTCAAGCTGATGTACCGTTCTACGCGTCGTCTAGTGGTAAGCGAGGAGGGCGCGGCGTTCCTTGAGCGCTGCCGTGGACTGCTGGCGGACTGGAACCAGGCCGAAGACGAACTCGCCGACGGCCAGCGCACCGTTGACGGCCACCTGATCGTCTCGGCGCCGGCTGCCTTCGGACGAATGCACGTGGCGCCTCACGCGCCGGGTTTTCTCGTCGATAAACCCGCGTTACAGATGTCGTTCAACCTGAACGACCGCGTAGCGGACCTGATCCGCGAGGGTTACGACCTGTCGATCCGCATAGGCGGGGCGGTCGATCAGAACTTCGTTGCCGTGAAGCTTGCCGATAACCGCCGGGTGGTTTGCGGCACGCCAGCGTATTTCAAGAAGCACGGCAAGCCGAAATCGCTCGATGATCTGCCGCGCCATAACTGCCTCGCGTTCAATTTGCAGGGCGGGCAGAATCGCGGCTGGTATTTCCGCCGCAACGGCAAACTCGTGACGGTGCGTGTCTCGGGCAACCTGGATTGCAACGACGGCGAACTACTGCACCGCTGGGTGTCGGAAGGGCATGGGCTTGGGTGGCGCTCGACCTGGGAAATCCAGCGTCAACTGGCGACGGGCGAACTGGAAACCGTTCTGGACGAGTTCGCGCTGCCCGATTACGACATCCTCGCGGTCTATCCGCAGCAGCGCTACGTGCCGGCGAAAGTGCGCTACTTCATTGATTATTTGAAGAAAATCTACGCCCAGCCGGACTATTGGAAGCGCGAACGGTGA
- the rpsF gene encoding 30S ribosomal protein S6 yields MRHYEIVFIVHPDQSEQVPAMIERYKTTITSHGGSIHRIEDWGRRQLAYMIEKLAKAHYVCMNIECSQETLEELEHAFKFNDAVLRHLIVKLKKAETGPSPMMKEVHREEAKKAASQPSTEAHAAPAASSQAN; encoded by the coding sequence ATGCGTCATTACGAAATCGTATTTATCGTGCATCCGGATCAGAGCGAGCAAGTGCCCGCCATGATCGAACGGTACAAAACCACGATCACAAGCCACGGTGGTTCGATCCATCGCATCGAAGACTGGGGCCGCCGTCAGCTGGCTTACATGATCGAGAAGCTTGCGAAGGCTCACTACGTGTGCATGAACATTGAATGCAGCCAGGAAACGCTCGAAGAACTGGAACACGCGTTCAAGTTCAACGACGCTGTGCTGCGTCACCTCATCGTCAAGCTGAAGAAGGCCGAAACCGGCCCGTCGCCGATGATGAAGGAAGTTCACCGCGAAGAAGCCAAGAAGGCGGCCAGCCAGCCGTCGACTGAAGCTCATGCAGCTCCGGCCGCAAGCTCGCAGGCAAACTAA
- the priB gene encoding primosomal replication protein N, which translates to MNRLQLTASVVEREPVRYTPAGVPIASCTLHHRTEVVEAGIARQIELTLPAVAAGAASGKLESLTMGVETLFTGFMAKKSRNARTLVFHITELQDIGKD; encoded by the coding sequence GTGAACCGGCTGCAACTGACAGCAAGCGTTGTGGAGCGAGAACCGGTGCGGTACACCCCCGCCGGCGTCCCCATAGCGAGTTGCACGTTGCATCACCGTACGGAAGTCGTCGAAGCGGGCATTGCCCGGCAAATCGAACTGACTCTCCCGGCGGTCGCGGCCGGTGCTGCGAGCGGCAAGCTGGAAAGCCTCACGATGGGCGTAGAAACGCTCTTCACGGGCTTCATGGCGAAGAAAAGCCGCAACGCGCGAACCCTGGTGTTTCACATCACAGAATTGCAGGATATTGGAAAGGACTGA
- the rpsR gene encoding 30S ribosomal protein S18 translates to MPRPTGKKFDKRRQQQNPLFKRKKFCRFTAANVESIDYKDTETLKDFVGENGKITPARLTGTKAHYQRQLDTAIKRARFLALLPYTDLHKA, encoded by the coding sequence ATGCCCCGCCCGACTGGTAAGAAATTCGACAAACGTCGTCAGCAACAAAACCCGCTCTTCAAGCGCAAGAAGTTCTGCCGTTTCACCGCGGCTAATGTCGAGTCTATCGACTACAAGGACACGGAAACGCTGAAGGACTTCGTTGGTGAGAACGGCAAGATCACGCCGGCTCGTCTGACAGGAACGAAGGCTCACTACCAACGTCAGCTCGATACGGCTATCAAGCGCGCTCGTTTTCTCGCGCTGCTGCCGTACACCGACCTGCACAAGGCCTAA
- the rplI gene encoding 50S ribosomal protein L9 — MQIILLEKVVNLGNLGDIVRVKDGYARNFLIPGKKARRATKDAIAEFEVRRADLEKVAAEKLAAATALGEKLSGATVQISQKAGVDGRLFGSVTNADIAEALKKQGLAEVEKSQVRLADGPLKLVGDHAIQVALHTDVLVDVTVSVLGEHA; from the coding sequence ATGCAAATCATTCTTTTGGAAAAAGTCGTCAACCTGGGCAACCTGGGCGACATCGTTCGTGTCAAGGACGGTTACGCACGTAACTTCCTGATCCCGGGCAAGAAAGCCCGCCGTGCAACGAAGGACGCAATCGCGGAATTCGAAGTGCGCCGCGCTGACCTGGAAAAAGTTGCCGCTGAAAAGCTGGCAGCCGCTACGGCCCTGGGCGAAAAGCTGAGCGGCGCGACCGTTCAGATCTCGCAAAAGGCTGGTGTCGACGGTCGTTTGTTCGGTTCGGTGACGAACGCGGACATCGCCGAAGCGCTGAAGAAGCAGGGCCTGGCCGAAGTCGAAAAGTCGCAAGTGCGTCTGGCCGACGGTCCGCTGAAGCTGGTTGGCGATCACGCCATCCAGGTTGCACTGCACACTGACGTGCTTGTCGACGTGACGGTGTCGGTGCTGGGCGAACACGCTTAA
- a CDS encoding replicative DNA helicase: MNAPSKDPQLDALKVPPHSIEAEQSVIGGLLLDNAAWDRIADVMSHGDFYRYDHRIIYEAIGKLIATTRPADVITVYEALTNTGKAEEVGGLAYLNALAQNTPSAANIRRYAEIVRDRAVLRRLVSVADEISADAFNPQGKEVRQLLDEAEAKVFSIAESGARGTQGFLEIGPLLTQVVERIDTLYHTANPSDVTGTPTGFVDLDRMTSGMHGGELIIVAGRPSMGKTAFSMNIGEYVAVEYGLPVAVFSMEMPGTQLTMRMLGSVGRLDQHRMRTGRLTDEDWPKLTHAVQKMSEAQIFIDETGGLNPMELRSRSRRLARQCGKLGLIIVDYLQLMSGSGSAGENRATEISEISRSLKSLAKELDVPVMALSQLNRGLEQRPNKRPIMSDLRESGAIEQDADVILFIYRDEVYNPDTPDKGTAEIIIGKQRNGPIGPVRLTFQGQYTKFENFAGAQNFYSD; encoded by the coding sequence ATGAACGCACCGTCGAAAGATCCCCAACTGGATGCGCTGAAGGTCCCGCCGCATTCCATCGAAGCCGAGCAGTCCGTCATTGGCGGCTTGCTGCTGGATAACGCCGCATGGGACCGTATTGCGGACGTGATGTCGCATGGCGATTTCTACCGCTACGACCATCGGATCATTTATGAGGCGATCGGCAAGCTGATCGCGACCACGCGCCCCGCCGACGTGATCACTGTCTACGAGGCGTTGACGAACACCGGCAAGGCCGAGGAAGTAGGCGGCTTGGCGTATCTGAACGCGCTTGCGCAGAACACGCCGAGCGCCGCGAACATCCGCCGGTATGCGGAAATCGTGCGGGATCGGGCGGTGTTGCGTCGCCTGGTGTCAGTCGCCGATGAAATTTCCGCCGACGCCTTTAATCCGCAAGGCAAGGAAGTGCGCCAGTTGCTGGACGAGGCCGAGGCGAAGGTGTTCTCGATCGCGGAAAGCGGCGCGCGTGGCACGCAGGGTTTTCTCGAGATCGGGCCGTTGCTGACGCAAGTGGTTGAGCGCATTGACACGCTTTATCACACCGCGAACCCAAGCGACGTGACTGGTACGCCAACGGGTTTCGTCGATCTGGACCGTATGACGTCGGGCATGCACGGTGGTGAATTGATCATCGTGGCCGGCCGGCCATCGATGGGTAAAACCGCGTTCTCGATGAATATCGGCGAATACGTGGCCGTGGAATATGGCCTGCCGGTGGCAGTGTTTTCCATGGAAATGCCGGGCACGCAGCTCACCATGCGTATGTTGGGCTCAGTCGGCCGTCTGGACCAGCACAGGATGCGTACTGGCCGTCTCACCGACGAAGACTGGCCGAAGCTCACGCACGCGGTGCAGAAAATGAGCGAGGCGCAAATCTTTATCGATGAAACCGGTGGTCTGAACCCAATGGAGCTGCGCTCGCGCTCGCGCCGCCTGGCGCGGCAATGCGGGAAGCTGGGCCTGATCATCGTGGACTATTTGCAGCTCATGTCCGGCTCCGGTTCTGCCGGTGAAAACCGCGCGACCGAAATTTCGGAAATCTCACGTTCACTCAAAAGTCTGGCCAAGGAACTGGATGTTCCCGTGATGGCGCTTTCGCAGCTGAATCGCGGGTTGGAGCAGCGTCCGAACAAACGCCCGATCATGTCCGACCTGCGTGAATCCGGCGCTATCGAACAGGACGCCGACGTGATTCTTTTCATTTATCGCGACGAAGTCTACAACCCGGATACCCCGGACAAAGGGACGGCCGAGATTATTATCGGCAAGCAGCGTAACGGTCCAATCGGCCCCGTTCGCCTCACGTTCCAAGGCCAGTACACGAAGTTCGAGAATTTTGCCGGCGCGCAGAATTTCTATAGCGACTAA
- a CDS encoding DUF47 domain-containing protein has product MFGRFMPTEGKFFEIFNAHAKCIVDASHELELLIDNMDQMEVHKQNVQTNEKRADKLTHETIDLLHKTFITPLDRDEIHKLITTMDDILDLMEDVATAISLYDVRESTAEMSQLAHICTATSERVQQAVMLLADMKRASEILKICEEIDRLESDADRVLRSAMSKLFREEDNVKTLIKLKAIYELLETITDKCEDVANIIEGIVLENA; this is encoded by the coding sequence ATGTTTGGACGTTTCATGCCCACCGAGGGCAAATTTTTCGAAATCTTTAATGCGCACGCAAAGTGCATCGTTGACGCCAGTCACGAACTCGAACTGCTGATCGACAACATGGACCAAATGGAGGTCCATAAGCAGAACGTCCAGACCAACGAAAAACGTGCGGACAAGCTCACGCACGAAACCATCGATCTGCTGCACAAGACCTTCATCACGCCGCTCGATCGCGACGAAATCCACAAGCTCATCACGACGATGGACGACATCCTTGACCTGATGGAAGACGTCGCCACCGCCATTTCGCTTTACGACGTGCGCGAATCGACCGCGGAAATGAGCCAGCTCGCGCATATCTGCACGGCGACCTCCGAGCGTGTGCAGCAAGCCGTCATGCTGCTCGCCGACATGAAGCGCGCGAGCGAAATCCTCAAGATCTGCGAAGAAATCGACCGTCTGGAATCGGACGCCGACCGGGTGCTGCGCTCGGCCATGTCGAAACTCTTTCGCGAAGAGGACAACGTCAAGACGCTGATCAAGCTCAAGGCAATCTACGAGTTGCTCGAGACGATCACCGACAAATGCGAGGATGTTGCGAACATCATCGAAGGCATCGTGCTGGAAAACGCCTGA
- a CDS encoding inorganic phosphate transporter: MHSIQLALWAVITLVVVALVFDFMNGFHDAANSIATVVSTGVLKPQQAVAFAAAFNVIAYFIFHLKVAATVGKGTIDPAIVDQYVIFGALVGAIGWNIITWHYGIPSSSSHALIGGLVGSAWAKSGWGSLNMDGLLKTVSFIFISPLLGFVLGSLFMLIVSWMYFRTPPSKVDRRFRRWQLISAGLYSLGHGGNDAQKTIGIIWMLLIAAGYWSAAADAPPIWVIGGCYLSMGLGTLFGGWRIVRTMGQKITKLKPVGGFCAESGGAITLFVASFLGIPVSTTHTITGAIVGVGATQKFSAVRWGVAGNIVWAWILTIPASAVMAAAAWWLGHRFL, from the coding sequence ATGCATTCGATTCAACTCGCCCTCTGGGCTGTCATTACGCTCGTCGTGGTCGCACTCGTGTTCGACTTCATGAACGGCTTCCACGACGCCGCCAACTCCATTGCAACCGTTGTGTCCACCGGCGTGCTGAAACCTCAGCAAGCCGTGGCGTTCGCCGCCGCGTTCAACGTCATTGCGTATTTCATCTTCCATTTGAAGGTTGCCGCAACAGTCGGTAAAGGGACGATCGACCCGGCTATCGTCGATCAATATGTGATTTTCGGCGCGCTCGTCGGGGCGATCGGCTGGAACATCATCACGTGGCACTACGGCATTCCGTCGAGTTCGTCACATGCGCTGATTGGCGGCCTGGTCGGTTCCGCGTGGGCGAAGTCAGGGTGGGGCTCGTTGAATATGGACGGCTTGCTCAAGACTGTCTCGTTTATTTTTATCTCGCCGTTGCTGGGTTTTGTGCTCGGATCGCTGTTCATGCTGATCGTTTCGTGGATGTATTTCCGCACGCCACCCTCCAAGGTGGACCGGCGATTCAGACGCTGGCAGCTTATATCGGCAGGGTTATATAGCCTCGGGCACGGCGGCAACGATGCGCAGAAGACCATCGGCATTATCTGGATGCTGCTGATTGCTGCGGGGTATTGGTCAGCAGCGGCCGACGCGCCGCCTATCTGGGTGATCGGCGGATGTTACCTGTCGATGGGGCTCGGTACGCTGTTCGGCGGCTGGCGCATCGTGCGCACCATGGGCCAGAAGATCACGAAGCTCAAGCCGGTCGGTGGGTTTTGCGCGGAGTCGGGCGGGGCAATTACGCTGTTCGTTGCTTCGTTTCTCGGTATTCCTGTTTCGACCACGCACACGATCACAGGCGCGATTGTTGGTGTGGGCGCCACGCAGAAGTTCAGCGCAGTGCGCTGGGGCGTGGCGGGGAATATTGTCTGGGCCTGGATCCTGACCATTCCGGCGTCTGCCGTGATGGCCGCCGCCGCATGGTGGCTCGGACATCGCTTTCTTTGA
- a CDS encoding SDR family NAD(P)-dependent oxidoreductase: MDLGLAGKIVLITGGSKGIGFACARAFAAEGARVAIVSRDPANLARAREELAKDGFHVHLARADLHEAHSAQDVVEEATGALGPIDILVNCAGAAKRYDPDLLDAASYKAAMEAKYFPCIYPQQAVLKQMAERLKANPKAEPGAVVNIIGMGGKIASDIHIAGGAANAALMLATVGLAHHYAKLGIRINAINPGATLTERVEESLALEAQRLGVTRDEALALSQAKVPLGRYAKPEEIADVALFLASRRASYVSGAIIPMDGVGSPLI, encoded by the coding sequence ATGGACTTGGGACTCGCCGGCAAGATCGTGCTCATCACGGGCGGCAGCAAGGGTATCGGCTTCGCGTGTGCGCGGGCGTTTGCAGCGGAAGGTGCGCGCGTCGCGATTGTTTCACGCGATCCGGCAAATCTCGCCCGCGCTCGCGAAGAACTCGCGAAGGATGGCTTTCACGTGCATCTCGCGCGTGCCGATCTTCACGAAGCGCACAGCGCGCAAGACGTGGTGGAAGAAGCGACTGGCGCGCTTGGCCCGATCGACATTCTGGTGAATTGCGCGGGCGCCGCTAAACGCTACGATCCCGATCTCCTCGATGCCGCCAGCTACAAGGCCGCAATGGAAGCGAAATATTTCCCCTGCATCTACCCTCAGCAAGCCGTGCTGAAGCAAATGGCCGAACGGCTGAAAGCGAACCCCAAGGCCGAGCCGGGTGCAGTGGTGAACATCATCGGAATGGGTGGAAAGATCGCGAGCGACATCCATATTGCGGGCGGTGCGGCGAACGCGGCTCTAATGCTGGCAACCGTCGGTCTCGCGCATCATTACGCGAAGCTGGGCATTCGCATCAACGCGATCAATCCGGGTGCGACGTTGACGGAGCGTGTGGAGGAATCGCTGGCGCTCGAGGCGCAACGACTGGGCGTCACGCGAGATGAAGCGCTGGCGCTAAGCCAGGCAAAGGTGCCGCTTGGACGATACGCGAAACCCGAGGAGATCGCGGACGTTGCGCTATTCCTGGCGAGCCGCCGGGCGAGTTACGTATCGGGTGCAATCATTCCGATGGACGGTGTCGGCTCGCCGCTGATCTGA